The following coding sequences lie in one Bacteroides helcogenes P 36-108 genomic window:
- the gmk gene encoding guanylate kinase, which translates to MGKLIIFSAPSGAGKSTIINYLLAQNLNLSFSISATSRPPRGTEKDGVEYFFLTPDEFRRRIANNEFLEYEEVYQDRFYGTLKAEVEKQLAAGQNVVFDVDVVGGCNIKKYYGERALSVFIQPPSVEELRKRLVGRGTDAPEVIENRVAKAEYELGFVSKFDTVIVNDDLEAAKSEALGVITRFLNS; encoded by the coding sequence ATGGGTAAACTGATTATATTCTCTGCCCCCTCCGGGGCGGGTAAGTCAACGATTATCAACTATCTGTTGGCGCAGAATCTGAACCTTTCCTTTTCTATTTCGGCAACCAGCCGTCCGCCTCGAGGAACTGAAAAGGATGGGGTGGAATATTTCTTTCTGACTCCCGATGAGTTTCGCCGCCGCATTGCCAATAATGAGTTTCTGGAGTATGAAGAAGTGTATCAGGATCGTTTTTACGGTACACTGAAGGCAGAGGTGGAGAAGCAATTGGCTGCCGGACAGAATGTAGTGTTTGATGTTGATGTAGTGGGTGGCTGCAATATCAAGAAATACTATGGTGAACGTGCCTTGTCTGTTTTCATTCAGCCTCCCTCGGTGGAAGAATTGCGCAAGCGTCTGGTAGGGCGTGGAACGGATGCTCCTGAAGTGATAGAGAACCGTGTGGCAAAGGCTGAATATGAACTTGGTTTTGTCTCGAAGTTCGACACGGTGATTGTGAATGACGATTTGGAGGCGGCAAAAAGCGAGGCTTTAGGAGTAATCACTCGTTTTCTCAATTCATAA
- a CDS encoding YicC/YloC family endoribonuclease, whose amino-acid sequence MIQSMTGYGKATVELSDKKINVEIKSLNSKAMDLSARIAPLYREKEMEIRNEISKMLERGKVDFSLWIEKKDAEQLATPINQELIETYYKRIREISAIAGIPEPADWFSTLLRMPDVMTKNEVQELGEEEWEVAHAAVEEAIRHLVDFRKQEGEALEKKFREKIANIAHLLEIVEPYEKERVCKIKDRITDALEKTLSVDYDKNRLEQELIYYIEKLDVNEEKQRLGNHLKYFISTLESGSGQGKKLGFIAQEMGREINTLGSKSNHAEMQKIVVQMKDELEQIKEQVLNVM is encoded by the coding sequence ATGATACAATCTATGACGGGCTACGGCAAGGCAACGGTCGAACTGTCCGATAAGAAAATCAACGTTGAAATTAAGTCACTCAACAGTAAGGCGATGGATTTATCCGCCCGCATCGCTCCTCTATACAGGGAAAAGGAGATGGAGATCCGTAATGAAATATCCAAAATGTTGGAACGTGGGAAAGTGGATTTCAGCCTTTGGATTGAAAAGAAAGATGCCGAGCAGCTTGCTACGCCCATCAATCAGGAGTTGATTGAGACTTATTATAAAAGGATCAGGGAAATTTCTGCTATCGCCGGGATTCCTGAACCAGCAGACTGGTTTTCTACTTTGCTCCGCATGCCGGATGTCATGACTAAGAATGAAGTTCAGGAACTGGGCGAAGAAGAATGGGAGGTGGCTCATGCCGCCGTTGAGGAGGCCATCCGTCATCTGGTGGACTTCCGAAAACAGGAAGGAGAGGCTTTGGAAAAAAAATTCCGCGAGAAGATTGCCAATATCGCCCATCTGCTGGAGATTGTCGAACCGTATGAAAAAGAACGGGTTTGCAAAATCAAAGATCGTATCACCGATGCCCTTGAGAAAACTTTGAGCGTGGACTATGATAAGAATCGCTTGGAACAGGAACTTATCTATTACATTGAAAAGCTGGATGTAAACGAAGAAAAACAACGCCTTGGCAACCATCTGAAATATTTTATCAGCACTCTTGAAAGCGGAAGCGGGCAAGGCAAGAAATTGGGATTCATCGCACAGGAGATGGGACGTGAAATCAACACACTGGGCAGCAAGTCCAATCATGCGGAAATGCAGAAGATTGTTGTCCAAATGAAGGATGAACTGGAGCAAATCAAGGAGCAAGTTCTGAATGTAATGTAA
- the tsaB gene encoding tRNA (adenosine(37)-N6)-threonylcarbamoyltransferase complex dimerization subunit type 1 TsaB, whose translation MSCILHIETSTSACSVAVSEDGQNIFKKEDLNGPSHAVSLGVFVDEALSFADSHAMPLNAIAVSCGPGSYTGLRIGVSMAKGICYGRNLPLIGLPTLKVLCVPVLLYNDELPENALLCPMLDARRMEVYAAIYDRALKPIRDIAADIVDENSYTEFLDKHPVFFFGNGADKCKEKITHPNAHFIDGILPLAGMMSPLAEKAMAEQDFKDVAYFEPFYLKEFVASMPKKLL comes from the coding sequence ATGTCATGTATCTTGCATATTGAGACATCCACCTCGGCCTGCTCCGTAGCAGTGAGCGAAGACGGACAGAATATATTCAAAAAGGAAGACCTGAACGGGCCTTCACATGCCGTTTCATTGGGAGTATTTGTGGATGAAGCATTATCATTCGCCGACAGCCATGCCATGCCGCTGAATGCAATAGCCGTAAGTTGCGGCCCGGGTTCTTATACAGGTTTACGTATCGGGGTGTCTATGGCAAAAGGCATATGCTACGGGCGCAACCTCCCCCTTATCGGACTGCCTACTTTGAAAGTGCTTTGTGTACCCGTGTTGCTTTACAACGACGAGCTTCCCGAAAACGCCTTACTGTGCCCTATGCTCGACGCCCGCCGCATGGAGGTTTATGCCGCCATCTACGACCGTGCCTTGAAGCCGATACGCGATATTGCGGCCGACATCGTGGACGAGAACTCCTACACGGAGTTTCTTGACAAACATCCTGTCTTTTTCTTCGGCAACGGTGCGGACAAATGCAAGGAGAAAATCACACATCCCAATGCACACTTCATCGACGGCATTCTTCCGCTTGCCGGCATGATGTCTCCTTTGGCCGAAAAGGCCATGGCGGAACAAGACTTCAAGGATGTGGCTTATTTCGAGCCTTTCTATCTGAAAGAGTTTGTGGCAAGCATGCCAAAGAAACTTTTATAA
- a CDS encoding DUF4290 domain-containing protein — protein sequence MQYNTQQKRMPLPEYGRSIQNMVDHAMTIEDRAERQRCANTIINIMGNMFPHLRDVPDFKHKLWDHLAIMSDFKLDINYPYEIIRKDNLHTKPENVPYLSTKIRYRHYGRTLEVLIDKAIDFPEGDEKQNLIALICNHMKKDYIAWNKDTVDDRKIADDLAELSNGKLQMTDNIVRLMAERIDLNYRPKMNNQNNRRDNRNNKRKY from the coding sequence ATGCAATATAACACCCAACAAAAACGGATGCCCTTGCCGGAATACGGACGCAGCATCCAGAACATGGTAGATCATGCAATGACAATTGAAGACCGTGCAGAACGCCAGCGTTGCGCCAACACGATTATCAACATCATGGGCAATATGTTCCCTCACCTGCGTGATGTACCCGATTTCAAACATAAGTTATGGGATCATCTTGCCATCATGTCCGATTTCAAACTGGATATCAACTATCCGTATGAAATTATCCGCAAAGACAATCTCCACACAAAACCAGAGAACGTGCCCTATCTCAGCACAAAAATCCGCTATCGCCATTATGGGCGCACGCTGGAAGTGCTTATCGACAAAGCCATTGATTTTCCCGAAGGAGATGAAAAGCAGAATCTCATTGCGCTGATATGCAACCACATGAAAAAAGATTATATCGCCTGGAATAAAGACACCGTTGATGACCGTAAGATAGCGGATGACCTCGCCGAACTTTCCAATGGCAAACTGCAAATGACCGACAATATCGTACGCCTCATGGCAGAACGGATCGACCTGAACTACCGTCCGAAAATGAACAATCAGAATAACCGCAGAGATAACCGGAACAATAAACGAAAATACTAA
- the murA gene encoding UDP-N-acetylglucosamine 1-carboxyvinyltransferase, giving the protein MASFVIEGGHSLSGDIYPQGAKNEVLQIICATLLTAGEVTVHNVPDILDVNNLIQLMRDMGVNVAKKGMDTFSFQAANVDLAYLESDAFLKKCSSLRGSVMLVGPMVARFGKALISKPGGDKIGRRRLDTHFIGIQNLGATFTYNEEREIYEISAQKLYGTYMLLDEASVTGTANIVMAAVLAKGKTTIYNAACEPYVQQLCRMLNRMGAKIEGIASNLLTIEGVNELHGTEHTILPDMIEVGSFIGMAAMTKSELTIKNVSYENLGIIPDSFRRLGIKMEQCGDDIHIPSQDTYQIESFIDGSIMTIADAPWPGLTPDLLSVLLVVATQAKGSVLIHQKMFESRLFFVDKLIDMGAQIILCDPHRAVVIGHNHGFKLRGGNMTSPDIRAGIALLIAAMSADGISRIHNIEQIDRGYQNIEGRLNALGARITRI; this is encoded by the coding sequence ATGGCGTCATTTGTAATCGAAGGAGGACACAGCCTTTCCGGTGACATTTACCCCCAAGGGGCGAAGAACGAGGTCTTACAGATTATCTGTGCCACGCTTCTCACTGCCGGTGAGGTAACCGTACATAATGTACCGGACATACTGGATGTCAACAACCTCATCCAATTGATGCGGGATATGGGAGTCAATGTAGCGAAAAAAGGCATGGACACATTTAGTTTTCAGGCTGCAAACGTGGACTTAGCCTATTTGGAAAGCGATGCATTCCTAAAGAAGTGCTCCAGTCTCCGCGGCTCCGTCATGCTGGTGGGCCCAATGGTAGCCCGTTTTGGAAAGGCTCTGATTTCCAAACCAGGCGGAGACAAGATAGGCCGACGACGCCTTGACACTCATTTCATAGGCATTCAGAACTTGGGAGCCACATTTACCTACAATGAAGAACGGGAAATCTATGAAATATCAGCCCAAAAGCTATACGGCACTTATATGCTGCTTGATGAAGCGTCTGTAACAGGAACAGCCAACATCGTAATGGCGGCTGTATTGGCTAAAGGCAAAACAACCATTTACAATGCCGCCTGCGAGCCTTACGTGCAGCAACTCTGCCGGATGCTGAATCGTATGGGCGCAAAAATAGAAGGTATCGCTTCCAACCTGCTCACCATCGAGGGAGTGAACGAACTGCATGGAACAGAGCATACGATTCTTCCGGACATGATTGAAGTAGGAAGTTTCATCGGTATGGCAGCCATGACAAAAAGTGAGTTGACCATCAAGAATGTTTCATACGAAAATCTGGGTATCATTCCCGACAGCTTCCGCCGCCTCGGCATCAAGATGGAACAATGCGGCGATGACATTCACATACCTTCGCAGGATACTTACCAGATAGAGTCATTCATCGATGGTTCTATCATGACAATTGCCGATGCACCTTGGCCGGGGCTTACTCCGGACTTACTGAGCGTATTGCTGGTAGTTGCCACACAGGCAAAAGGCAGTGTGCTGATTCATCAGAAAATGTTTGAAAGCCGCCTGTTCTTTGTGGACAAACTGATAGATATGGGAGCGCAAATCATTCTGTGTGACCCGCACCGTGCCGTAGTTATCGGACATAATCACGGCTTCAAGCTGCGGGGCGGCAACATGACGTCACCGGACATCCGTGCCGGCATCGCCTTGCTGATAGCCGCCATGAGTGCCGACGGCATCAGCCGCATTCACAACATCGAGCAGATAGACCGCGGGTATCAGAACATCGAAGGACGACTGAACGCGCTCGGGGCACGAATAACAAGAATATAA
- the rimM gene encoding ribosome maturation factor RimM (Essential for efficient processing of 16S rRNA): protein MIRKEEVYKIGMFNKPHGIHGELSFTFTDDIFDRVEAEYLICLLDGIFVPFFMEEYRFRSDTTALVKLEGVDTAERARMFTNIEVYFPVKHAEEVGPSELGWDFFTGFRMEDIHHGKLGEVAEVDTSTINTLFVVNHKGEELLIPAQEEFIVDIDQMHKVITMNLPEGLLALEETEEV from the coding sequence ATGATACGCAAAGAGGAAGTATATAAAATAGGTATGTTCAACAAGCCGCATGGCATTCACGGGGAATTGTCCTTTACCTTTACGGATGACATCTTCGACCGTGTAGAGGCTGAATACCTCATTTGCCTGCTGGACGGGATATTCGTACCGTTTTTCATGGAAGAATACCGTTTCCGTTCGGACACCACAGCCCTCGTCAAACTGGAAGGGGTAGATACAGCAGAACGTGCGCGCATGTTCACCAATATAGAGGTGTATTTTCCCGTGAAACATGCAGAAGAAGTAGGGCCAAGTGAGTTGGGCTGGGACTTTTTCACAGGCTTCCGCATGGAAGATATACATCACGGCAAACTTGGAGAAGTGGCGGAAGTAGATACATCTACCATCAATACCCTGTTCGTGGTGAATCATAAAGGAGAGGAATTGCTGATTCCCGCACAAGAAGAATTCATCGTTGACATCGACCAAATGCACAAAGTCATTACGATGAACTTACCGGAAGGACTGCTGGCTTTGGAAGAAACAGAAGAAGTATGA
- a CDS encoding M23 family metallopeptidase yields the protein MAIKKNKKRSKAFWNNIKFKYKLTIINENTLEEVVGLHVSKLNGISVLLSILTILFLAAAIIITFTPLRNYLPGYMNSEIRTQVVENALRADSLQQLVERQNFYIMNIQDIFQGKIKADTIQSMDSLTNLREDSLMERTQRESEFRKQYEDAEKYNLTTITARPEVDGLIFYRPTRGMISSPFNAEKKHFGTDIASNPGESVLATLDGTVILSTFTAETGYLIEIQHNQDFVSVYKHCGSLLKREGDIVTGGEAIALVGNTGQLTTGPHLHFELWHKGRAVNPELYIVF from the coding sequence ATGGCAATAAAAAAGAACAAGAAAAGAAGCAAAGCTTTTTGGAACAACATCAAGTTCAAATACAAGCTGACCATTATCAACGAGAATACACTCGAAGAAGTGGTTGGGCTGCATGTATCCAAACTGAACGGCATTTCCGTACTGCTTTCCATACTTACCATCCTGTTTCTGGCAGCGGCTATAATCATTACCTTTACTCCTCTGCGTAACTACCTGCCGGGATATATGAACAGCGAAATCCGCACCCAAGTGGTAGAGAATGCCTTGCGGGCAGATTCACTTCAACAATTAGTGGAAAGGCAGAATTTTTATATCATGAATATTCAGGATATATTTCAGGGCAAGATAAAAGCCGATACCATTCAATCCATGGACTCACTGACCAATCTCCGCGAGGACTCACTCATGGAACGCACACAACGTGAATCCGAGTTCCGGAAACAATATGAAGATGCGGAAAAATATAACCTGACAACCATCACAGCCCGTCCCGAAGTGGATGGCTTGATATTCTACCGTCCTACCAGGGGAATGATATCATCTCCATTCAATGCCGAGAAGAAACATTTCGGTACTGACATTGCATCCAATCCGGGTGAAAGTGTATTGGCAACTTTGGACGGAACAGTCATATTGAGTACCTTTACCGCCGAAACCGGATACCTCATAGAAATACAGCATAATCAGGACTTCGTATCCGTCTATAAACATTGCGGCTCTCTACTGAAGCGGGAAGGAGATATAGTGACGGGAGGCGAAGCCATCGCATTAGTAGGAAACACCGGACAACTGACTACCGGGCCACACCTTCATTTTGAGTTGTGGCATAAAGGAAGAGCAGTGAATCCGGAACTTTATATAGTATTTTAA
- a CDS encoding 1-deoxy-D-xylulose-5-phosphate reductoisomerase, which produces MKKQIAILGSTGSIGTQALQVIEEHTDQYEAYVLTANNRVDDLIYQARKFKPEAVVIANEAKYTQLKEALADLPIKVYAGEEALCQIVTETPIDMVLTAMVGYAGLKPTMNAIRARKPIALANKETLVVAGELVNDLARFNRTPILPVDSEHSAVFQCLAGETGNPVEKIILTASGGPFRTCTMKQLATVTKAQALKHPNWDMGAKITIDSASMMNKGFEVIEAKWLFGVRSDQIEVVVHPQSVIHSMVQFEDGAIKAQLGMPDMRLPIQYAFSYPERLKASFPRLDFKLCTNLTFEQPDTTRFRNLALAYEALHRAGNMPCIVNAANEVVVAAFLRDEISFLGMSEVIEKTMSRVSFVQKPTYEDYVATDEEARKIAMEMVATNNR; this is translated from the coding sequence ATGAAAAAACAAATAGCCATACTTGGCTCTACCGGATCCATCGGTACACAGGCATTGCAGGTCATAGAAGAACATACTGACCAATACGAAGCCTATGTACTGACGGCCAACAACCGTGTAGATGACCTCATCTACCAGGCACGGAAGTTCAAACCCGAGGCAGTGGTAATAGCCAACGAAGCGAAATACACACAACTGAAAGAAGCGCTTGCAGACTTACCCATCAAGGTATATGCCGGTGAGGAAGCCCTCTGTCAGATTGTAACCGAAACTCCCATAGACATGGTATTGACCGCCATGGTAGGCTATGCCGGACTGAAACCGACGATGAATGCCATACGCGCCCGTAAACCCATAGCACTTGCCAACAAGGAAACATTAGTGGTTGCCGGTGAACTTGTCAATGACCTGGCACGATTCAACCGCACTCCCATTTTACCTGTCGATTCCGAACATTCCGCTGTTTTCCAGTGTTTGGCCGGAGAAACGGGTAATCCGGTAGAAAAGATAATACTGACTGCATCCGGCGGCCCGTTCCGTACCTGTACAATGAAACAACTGGCAACCGTAACCAAAGCACAGGCCCTGAAACACCCTAATTGGGATATGGGAGCAAAAATCACCATAGATTCCGCCTCTATGATGAACAAAGGTTTTGAGGTAATTGAAGCGAAATGGCTGTTCGGCGTACGTTCTGACCAGATAGAAGTAGTGGTACATCCGCAGTCAGTCATCCATTCCATGGTACAGTTTGAGGATGGCGCCATAAAAGCACAGTTGGGAATGCCGGACATGCGTCTGCCCATTCAGTATGCTTTTTCCTATCCCGAACGTCTGAAAGCCTCATTTCCGCGTCTGGATTTCAAGCTATGTACGAATCTGACGTTCGAACAACCCGACACTACCCGTTTCCGCAATCTGGCATTGGCTTATGAAGCACTGCATCGTGCTGGAAATATGCCCTGTATCGTCAATGCAGCAAATGAAGTGGTAGTTGCAGCCTTCTTGCGCGATGAGATTTCATTCCTCGGTATGAGCGAAGTGATAGAGAAAACCATGTCCCGTGTATCCTTTGTACAAAAGCCCACTTATGAGGACTATGTAGCAACGGATGAGGAAGCGCGCAAAATCGCGATGGAAATGGTAGCAACAAATAACAGGTGA
- the rseP gene encoding RIP metalloprotease RseP yields the protein METFLIRALQLIMSLSLLVIIHEGGHFLFARLFKTRVEKFCLFFDPWFTLFKFKPKHSDTEYGIGWLPLGGYVKIAGMIDESMDTEQMKQPMQPWEFRAKPAWQRLLIMVGGVLFNFLLALFIYSMILFTWGDEYVPVQKAPLGMDFNKTAKNIGFRDGDVLVSADGTPFERYDGDLLTNVVDARQVTVLRGGQEASVYIPEDMMEKLLADSVRFASFRFPFVIDSISAGRPAALAGLQAGDSITALDGKVISYFDFKEEMMNRRKTGSASHDITLAYVRNGVADTLTLTTDSLYEIGIAARTATDKLLPVIRKNYSFLSSFPAGVALGVKTLKGYIGQMKYLFSKEGAKQLGGFGTIGSIFPATWDWHQFWYMTAFLSIILAFMNILPIPALDGGHVLFLIYEIVARRKPSDKFMERAQMVGMFLLFGLLLWANFNDILRFLF from the coding sequence ATGGAAACATTCTTGATTCGTGCCCTTCAACTCATCATGAGCCTTTCGTTGCTCGTCATCATTCATGAGGGAGGACACTTCCTTTTCGCCCGACTCTTCAAAACCCGTGTTGAGAAATTCTGTCTGTTCTTCGACCCGTGGTTCACCCTCTTTAAATTCAAGCCCAAGCACAGTGATACGGAATATGGCATTGGCTGGCTGCCTTTGGGAGGCTATGTAAAAATAGCCGGTATGATAGACGAGTCCATGGACACTGAGCAGATGAAACAACCCATGCAACCTTGGGAATTCCGTGCAAAACCGGCATGGCAACGCCTATTGATTATGGTAGGCGGTGTATTATTCAATTTCCTGCTGGCATTGTTCATCTATTCCATGATACTTTTCACTTGGGGCGATGAATATGTACCCGTACAAAAAGCTCCGTTGGGTATGGACTTCAACAAAACGGCCAAAAATATCGGTTTTCGTGACGGTGATGTATTGGTATCTGCCGATGGCACACCTTTTGAGCGCTATGACGGTGACCTTCTGACCAATGTGGTAGATGCCCGTCAGGTAACTGTGCTACGTGGCGGACAAGAAGCTTCCGTTTACATACCCGAAGATATGATGGAAAAGCTATTGGCAGACAGCGTGCGTTTCGCCTCTTTCCGTTTTCCATTTGTAATCGACAGCATTTCTGCCGGACGCCCTGCTGCTTTAGCCGGCCTGCAAGCGGGCGACAGCATTACCGCACTTGACGGAAAGGTCATTTCTTATTTTGACTTCAAAGAAGAAATGATGAACCGCCGGAAAACAGGCAGCGCCTCCCATGACATCACGCTGGCCTACGTACGCAACGGAGTGGCTGACACACTGACCCTGACAACAGACTCCCTATATGAAATAGGCATTGCAGCGCGTACGGCAACCGACAAGCTATTGCCTGTCATACGAAAGAATTACAGTTTCCTGTCTTCCTTCCCCGCAGGCGTGGCCTTGGGAGTGAAGACACTGAAAGGCTACATCGGACAAATGAAATACCTTTTCTCAAAAGAAGGAGCGAAGCAGCTCGGCGGTTTCGGTACTATCGGCAGTATTTTTCCCGCAACATGGGACTGGCATCAGTTCTGGTATATGACGGCATTTCTCTCCATTATCCTTGCCTTTATGAACATACTACCCATTCCGGCACTGGACGGAGGGCATGTATTATTCCTTATCTATGAGATAGTGGCACGCCGCAAGCCCAGTGACAAGTTTATGGAACGCGCACAGATGGTAGGCATGTTCCTGCTATTCGGATTGTTGCTGTGGGCCAACTTCAATGATATACTGAGGTTCCTTTTCTAA
- a CDS encoding diaminopimelate dehydrogenase — protein MKKVKAAIVGYGNIGHYVLEALQAAPDFEIAGVVRRTGADNCPEELGKYPVVKNIRDLKDVDVAILCTPTRKVEGYAKEILALGIHTVDSFDIHTGITDLRRTLDAEAKAHNTVSVISAGWDPGSDSVVRTLLEAIAPKGITYTNFGPGMSMGHTVAVKAVEGVKAALSMTIPTGTGIHRRMVYIELKEGYEFDKVATAIKADPYFVNDETHVKLVPSVDALLDMGHGVNLTRKGVSGKTQNQLFEFNMHINNPALTAQVLVCVARASMRQQPGCYTMVEIPVIDLLPGDREEWIGHLV, from the coding sequence ATGAAAAAAGTAAAAGCAGCCATCGTTGGATATGGCAATATCGGGCACTATGTGCTCGAAGCCCTGCAAGCAGCTCCGGACTTTGAAATTGCAGGTGTGGTACGTCGTACAGGTGCTGATAATTGTCCCGAAGAATTGGGGAAATATCCCGTTGTAAAGAATATCCGTGACCTGAAAGATGTAGATGTCGCCATTCTGTGTACACCTACACGTAAGGTGGAAGGGTATGCCAAGGAGATTTTGGCTTTGGGTATCCATACTGTAGATAGCTTTGATATTCACACGGGTATCACGGATCTGCGCCGCACTTTGGATGCTGAGGCTAAAGCTCATAATACTGTTTCTGTTATCTCTGCCGGTTGGGATCCGGGAAGCGACTCTGTTGTTCGTACTTTGCTTGAAGCTATTGCTCCGAAAGGCATCACTTACACGAATTTCGGTCCGGGTATGAGCATGGGGCATACAGTGGCCGTGAAAGCTGTTGAAGGTGTGAAGGCCGCCTTGTCTATGACTATTCCTACGGGAACGGGCATTCATCGCCGCATGGTTTATATTGAGTTGAAAGAAGGCTATGAGTTCGATAAGGTAGCGACAGCTATCAAAGCCGATCCTTATTTTGTGAATGATGAAACTCATGTGAAACTTGTGCCGAGCGTAGATGCATTGCTTGATATGGGGCATGGCGTAAATCTGACTCGTAAAGGGGTATCGGGCAAAACACAAAACCAGCTCTTTGAATTCAATATGCATATCAACAATCCGGCCCTTACGGCTCAGGTATTGGTGTGTGTGGCTCGCGCCTCCATGCGTCAGCAGCCGGGCTGCTATACGATGGTTGAAATTCCGGTTATCGATTTGTTGCCGGGAGATCGCGAGGAGTGGATCGGGCATCTCGTATAA
- the ruvA gene encoding Holliday junction branch migration protein RuvA, whose product MIEYIKGEIAELSPATAVIDCNGLGYAVNISLNTYAAVQGKKECKLYIYEAIREDAYILYGFADKQERELFLLLISVSGIGGNTARMILSALSPSELINVISTENANLLKSVKGIGLKTAQRVIVDLKDKIKTDSVATGSAGDMTSLLMAANTQVQEEAVAALTMLGFAQAPSQKVVLAILKENPNAPVEQVIKLALKRL is encoded by the coding sequence ATGATAGAATATATTAAAGGCGAAATTGCCGAATTAAGTCCGGCAACCGCAGTTATTGACTGTAACGGATTGGGATATGCCGTTAATATCTCATTGAATACATACGCCGCCGTTCAAGGCAAGAAAGAATGCAAACTGTACATTTACGAGGCTATCCGCGAGGATGCCTATATTCTCTATGGTTTTGCGGATAAGCAAGAACGCGAATTGTTTCTGCTACTCATTTCCGTATCGGGTATTGGCGGAAACACAGCACGCATGATTCTTTCGGCTCTCTCACCATCCGAGCTAATAAATGTCATCAGTACTGAGAATGCCAACCTGTTGAAAAGCGTAAAAGGTATCGGATTAAAGACAGCGCAGCGTGTCATCGTCGATTTAAAGGATAAGATAAAAACGGACAGTGTGGCAACCGGATCTGCCGGAGACATGACCTCTCTACTGATGGCCGCCAACACACAGGTACAGGAAGAGGCTGTAGCCGCACTCACTATGCTGGGCTTTGCACAGGCTCCTTCGCAGAAAGTGGTACTTGCCATCCTGAAAGAAAATCCAAATGCACCGGTAGAACAAGTAATCAAACTGGCATTAAAAAGGCTGTAA
- a CDS encoding DUF3843 family protein yields MAAITIKEWLGANKRTHVLPTDKWYLDFAIKLLPFCQKSSLFKNENYRTQTEAAISISQYFQDTISQSGGWKVFSDLFVKRYGTYLPFYIPVDEYIPDEINKEDISFILWTLKSHAPLWEEAEYTFFNPYDEALLALSQTAYDMMDKYFEEAPISDEPSSDFWVMGVDLLEMPVTPLPEISTETKLTQDVKHCLEYSKGKPLLYFADYRELRTFFIEALKWENHPSSLLPDLEHKKEFVIYANAKGMLIAQDVAAYFCERHNPVYDARRAATEGYEMFCRPGKCPFDLLKYGMTKEILPDMQLPFSKGKELLHKYWDFIARYYLCEYYEGK; encoded by the coding sequence ATGGCTGCAATTACTATCAAAGAATGGCTGGGCGCCAATAAACGTACTCATGTATTGCCTACCGACAAATGGTATCTTGACTTTGCCATAAAGTTACTTCCTTTTTGTCAAAAATCATCTTTATTCAAAAACGAGAACTACCGCACTCAGACCGAAGCCGCCATCTCAATCAGTCAGTATTTTCAGGATACCATCTCCCAAAGCGGAGGCTGGAAAGTCTTTTCTGATTTATTCGTCAAACGCTACGGAACATACTTGCCATTCTATATACCAGTTGACGAATACATACCCGATGAAATCAATAAAGAGGACATCTCTTTCATATTATGGACACTAAAATCACACGCTCCCCTTTGGGAAGAAGCTGAATATACCTTCTTCAACCCTTATGATGAAGCCCTCTTGGCATTAAGCCAAACCGCCTATGATATGATGGACAAGTACTTTGAAGAAGCACCTATCAGTGATGAGCCTTCTTCCGACTTTTGGGTCATGGGAGTTGATTTACTGGAAATGCCTGTCACTCCACTACCGGAAATCAGTACAGAAACCAAACTGACGCAAGATGTCAAACATTGTCTGGAATATAGTAAAGGAAAGCCTTTACTATACTTTGCCGATTACCGGGAGCTCCGAACTTTCTTTATTGAAGCACTGAAATGGGAAAACCACCCATCCTCTCTCTTGCCGGATTTAGAACACAAGAAAGAATTCGTGATTTATGCCAACGCCAAAGGAATGCTCATTGCACAAGATGTAGCTGCTTACTTCTGTGAAAGACACAACCCGGTATATGATGCCCGGCGAGCCGCCACCGAGGGATATGAAATGTTCTGCCGTCCCGGAAAATGTCCTTTTGATCTGTTGAAATATGGAATGACCAAAGAAATTCTACCCGATATGCAACTGCCTTTCTCCAAAGGGAAAGAATTATTACATAAATATTGGGATTTCATAGCCCGTTATTATCTATGTGAATATTATGAAGGAAAGTAA